A region of the Desulfovibrio sp. Huiquan2017 genome:
CGTCAGCCCCGGTTTTGTCTCCGGGGGAAAGCGGAGGCAACAAAGTCGGCTCAAAGGGAATTGGGTGGAACTATGGAAATTCTCGTCTCTATCGCACTCGCTGCGGCGCTGGTCATCGGCTCCGTCACCGATATCCGCAGCCAGCGGATCTACAATTGGCTGACCTTCCCGCTCATTTTTGCGGGATTCGCCATCCACACCGCGTTCGGCGGCTTCGCCGGACTGAAGTTCGCCGCCGCCGGTTTCGCCCTCGGATTCGGGGCCATGGCCGTTCCCTATTTTCTCGGGGTCATGGGGGCGGGCGACGTCAAGCTCATGGCTGGCGTCGGCGCATGCCTCGGCGTGGAGGCGACCTTTCTCGCTTTCCTGTTCACCAGCATCGCCGGAGGCGTCTACTGCCTCGTGGTCCTCGCCCGCGATCGTTCCCTCTTGACGGCCGTCCTGCGCAACGTCCGCGACACCCTGTTGGTCCTCGTGGCCACCCGGAAGATGAATTTCGCCCCTTCCGCGCCCGGCGTGGCCTTGCCCCGGCTCTGCTACGGCGTGGCCATCGCCGTGGGCACGGTCGCCGCCATGGCCGTCTTCGTGTGGAAGACCGGCTCCATTTATGCCGGATACTAGGGAGAGCACGCAATGAGCAAGTCCAGCAAGGCATTGATCCAGATAGGTCTGGCCCTGGTCCTGGCCGTGGTGGCCGGAGCGGTTATTTTCCGCTGGACCAGCAACATGCGGCAGGCCGCCCCGGCGGTGAGCGCCCAGGCCCGGACCGTGTCCGTGGTCGTGACCAGGACCCCGGCCAAGCGCGGCATGAAGTTGACCGACAAAATGCTCGAAGTGCGCGGGTTCACCGCCGACTCCCGCCCCGAGGGCTCGTTTTCCAAGGTGGAGGAACTGGCCGGTCGCGTGCTCAGCCAGGACGTCGGGGCCAACGAGGCCGTTACGGCCATGAAGCTGGCCGACGCCTCGGTTCTCGGCGGGGGCGTTTCGGCCATGATCGAGCCCGGCAAGCGGGCCATGGCCGTCAAGGGCAACATGGTCATGGGGCTGTCCGGTTTCGTCCGGCCCGGCGACAAGGTGGACGTGATCGTGGCCATGATCGTGGGCCAGGAAGAGAAGCCGGTGACCAAGCTGGTCCTGGAGCACGTCAAGGTCCTGGCCACCGGCACGCAGTTGCAGCCGCCGACCGAGGACGGCGTGCCCGCCTCGGTGGACGTCTACACCCTCGAACTCTCCCCGGCCGAGTCCGAACGTCTGGCCCTGGCCGCCTCCCGGGGAACCCTCCATTTCGCCCTGCGCAACGAGCAGGACGAGGCGGGGGTCCTGACCACCGGGTCGGATATCCCCAAGACCCTGGCCGCGCTCCGGCCCAAGGTTTCGGCCGCAAGACGGCCGCAGGCCACCCGGATCGAGGTCATCAGCGGGACCTCCCGTTCCTCGGTGAAGTTCTAGGAGGCCGTCATGATGCGTACCTTCGTCATACGGATGCTGATCGTTCTGCTGGCTTGCGGCCTCGCCCTTCCGGCGTTCGCCGCCGCCCCGCCGGAGACCCCCGAAGTGATTTCCATCGTGGTCAACAAGTCCACGGTCATCAATTCCGATATCAAGGTGACCCGGATTTCCCTGGCCTCGCAAGACCTGGTGAACATGGTCCTCATCTCGCCCCGGCAGATTTACCTGACCGCCAAGGAGCTGGGCTCCACGTCCCTGACCTTGTGGTCCGGCAGCGAGGTCGCCAAGGTCTACGACCTGGTCGTGACCCCGGACGTGACCCGGCTGAAGCGGTTGATTCACGAGACCATGCCCGGCGAGACCGGCATACGGGTCCTGGCCTCGGGATCGTCCATCACCCTGGCGGGCACCGTGTCCAGCACCGAGCAGCTGAGCCGCGCCCTGGTCCTGGCCAAGGCCGAGGCCAAGGACAATGTGGTCAACCTGTTGAGCGTGGACGGCATCCACCAGGTCCTGCTGGAGGTCCGCGTGGCCGAGATGTCTCGTTCCGTTACCAAGCAGATCGGCTTCAACTTCGCGGCCATCGGTTCCAATTTCTCCATCTTCTCCCTGGTCAACAGCCTGGCTTCCTACAACCCGGAGGACGGCTATCTGGTCGGCGGGGACAAGGTGAACATGATGGGCTCGTATACCTCGGGCTCCTATTCCCTGTACGGCATGCTCAACGCGCTCAAGGCCAACGGCCTGGTCCGCATGCTCGCCGAGCCGAACCTGACCTGCGTGTCCGGCGAATCGGCCGAATTCCTGGTGGGCGGCGAAGTCCCCATCCCCATGCCCGGTTCGCTGGGCACCGTGGGCGTCGATTACAAGCCCTTCGGCATCGGGCTCAAGTTCAAGGCCACGGTCCTGTCGTCCGGTCGTATCAACCTACAGGTCAATCCCGAGGTCTCCGAGCTGGACTATTCCCGGACCCTGCCCGTGAGCGGATACGAGATTCCGACCATTTCCACCCGCCGGGCCAATACCGTGGTCGAGCTGGGGGACGGGCAATCCTTCATGATCGCGGGACTCATCAGCGACACCCTCAGGGAAAATTCCAACAAGCTACCCGGATTGGGAGAGATTCCCATGCTCGGCAATCTGTTCAGTTCCAAGGATTTCGCCTCCAACAAGACCGAACTGGTGGTCCTGGTCACCGCCCACCTGGCCAAGCCGGTGGACATGGCCGCCCAGACCCTGCCCACGGACGGCTTCAAGGAGCCGGACGACACGGAATTCTACCTCTTCGGGCTGCTTGAGGGGCAGGGCGATTCCAAGGGGGGGCGCGTTTCCGGGAATGGCGCAGGGCCTTCCGGCCCGGATACGGTCATCCGTCCGGAATCGGGTTTCGACGGGGAATTCGGCCACTCCTGGATCAACTAGATTTTATACGAGGAGGACGTCATGCGAAATATCCTGATCTACATCGCCATGGTGGGCATCATGCTTCAGGCGGGCTGCGGAACCATGTTCGAAAACGACCGGACCTCGCCGGAGTTCGGCAGTTCGGTGCGTATGGCCGTGGCCAGCCAGACCGCCAACCCCGAGGCCGGGGGCGATGCCCCCGTGGTCGGCATAGACGGGCAGTATGCGGCCGCAATGGTCGCCCGCTATCAGGCCGGTCCGTCCACGGCGGAC
Encoded here:
- a CDS encoding A24 family peptidase is translated as MEILVSIALAAALVIGSVTDIRSQRIYNWLTFPLIFAGFAIHTAFGGFAGLKFAAAGFALGFGAMAVPYFLGVMGAGDVKLMAGVGACLGVEATFLAFLFTSIAGGVYCLVVLARDRSLLTAVLRNVRDTLLVLVATRKMNFAPSAPGVALPRLCYGVAIAVGTVAAMAVFVWKTGSIYAGY
- the cpaB gene encoding Flp pilus assembly protein CpaB gives rise to the protein MSKSSKALIQIGLALVLAVVAGAVIFRWTSNMRQAAPAVSAQARTVSVVVTRTPAKRGMKLTDKMLEVRGFTADSRPEGSFSKVEELAGRVLSQDVGANEAVTAMKLADASVLGGGVSAMIEPGKRAMAVKGNMVMGLSGFVRPGDKVDVIVAMIVGQEEKPVTKLVLEHVKVLATGTQLQPPTEDGVPASVDVYTLELSPAESERLALAASRGTLHFALRNEQDEAGVLTTGSDIPKTLAALRPKVSAARRPQATRIEVISGTSRSSVKF
- a CDS encoding type II and III secretion system protein family protein, with translation MMRTFVIRMLIVLLACGLALPAFAAAPPETPEVISIVVNKSTVINSDIKVTRISLASQDLVNMVLISPRQIYLTAKELGSTSLTLWSGSEVAKVYDLVVTPDVTRLKRLIHETMPGETGIRVLASGSSITLAGTVSSTEQLSRALVLAKAEAKDNVVNLLSVDGIHQVLLEVRVAEMSRSVTKQIGFNFAAIGSNFSIFSLVNSLASYNPEDGYLVGGDKVNMMGSYTSGSYSLYGMLNALKANGLVRMLAEPNLTCVSGESAEFLVGGEVPIPMPGSLGTVGVDYKPFGIGLKFKATVLSSGRINLQVNPEVSELDYSRTLPVSGYEIPTISTRRANTVVELGDGQSFMIAGLISDTLRENSNKLPGLGEIPMLGNLFSSKDFASNKTELVVLVTAHLAKPVDMAAQTLPTDGFKEPDDTEFYLFGLLEGQGDSKGGRVSGNGAGPSGPDTVIRPESGFDGEFGHSWIN